Proteins encoded together in one Kutzneria kofuensis window:
- a CDS encoding thioredoxin family protein, whose product MTGVWVLLAVLAVATVLGFLLRGRDGRVRASKPAAALPAQVRDLIDPSSPVTLVQLSTTFCAPCRHTRVILSDLASRTDGVRHRELDLTDLPEVAASLKVLRTPTTVAYAPDGAELLRVGGVPKRDVLVEALRPHLA is encoded by the coding sequence ATGACCGGGGTGTGGGTGTTGCTGGCGGTGCTGGCCGTCGCCACCGTGCTCGGCTTCCTGCTCCGCGGACGGGACGGACGAGTGCGCGCCAGCAAGCCCGCCGCCGCCCTGCCGGCGCAGGTCAGGGACCTGATCGACCCGTCGTCCCCGGTGACGCTCGTCCAGCTGTCGACGACGTTCTGCGCCCCGTGCCGGCACACCCGCGTCATCCTGTCCGACCTCGCGTCCAGGACCGACGGTGTGCGGCATCGCGAGCTGGACCTGACGGACCTGCCCGAGGTGGCGGCGTCGCTGAAGGTGCTGCGCACGCCGACCACCGTCGCCTACGCCCCGGACGGCGCCGAACTGCTGCGCGTGGGCGGCGTGCCCAAGCGCGACGTGCTGGTCGAGGCCCTGCGCCCACACCTGGCGTGA
- a CDS encoding LmeA family phospholipid-binding protein: MTTATRPRRGRRWKVLVAVLLVLAALLVAADFTFAAIAEYQVSKKMRTELKLADDPSVIIHGFPFMLQAARGDYQDIEIEANGIPIGDTLRDLQVNAHLYDVKVPLSELVSGSAHSVLINQVEGQVKISAADVNRAFNATGVGQALGVSNLTIGPTSPDTLYDTPTPTPTPTTSPYTDTSVGVRLSFSITVAGRPLKINAYGLLGLSGTKIQVQPTRLELVDGVTTLKVPEALQQPIFAALSTELDLGKALPFTVVPTKVGVDSNAFSVSGKATNVQLGSGRSGLG; this comes from the coding sequence ATGACCACTGCGACCCGACCGCGCCGCGGTCGCCGGTGGAAAGTCCTGGTCGCGGTGCTGCTGGTGCTGGCGGCGCTGCTGGTGGCGGCCGACTTCACCTTCGCCGCGATCGCCGAGTACCAGGTGTCCAAGAAGATGCGCACCGAGCTGAAGCTGGCCGACGACCCGTCGGTGATCATCCACGGCTTCCCGTTCATGCTGCAGGCCGCCCGCGGCGACTACCAGGACATCGAGATCGAGGCCAACGGCATCCCGATCGGCGACACGCTGCGCGACCTGCAGGTCAACGCCCATCTCTACGACGTGAAGGTGCCGCTGTCGGAACTGGTCTCCGGATCGGCCCACTCGGTGCTGATCAACCAGGTCGAGGGTCAGGTCAAGATCAGCGCCGCCGACGTGAACCGGGCGTTCAACGCCACCGGCGTCGGCCAGGCGCTGGGCGTGTCGAACCTGACCATCGGCCCCACCTCGCCGGACACCCTCTACGACACCCCGACGCCGACGCCGACCCCCACGACCAGCCCGTACACCGACACCAGCGTCGGGGTCCGGCTGTCGTTCTCCATCACCGTCGCCGGCCGTCCGCTGAAGATCAACGCCTACGGCCTGCTCGGCCTGTCCGGCACGAAGATCCAGGTCCAGCCGACGCGGCTGGAATTGGTGGACGGGGTCACGACGTTGAAGGTTCCTGAGGCTCTGCAGCAGCCGATCTTCGCGGCGCTGTCCACGGAGCTGGACCTGGGCAAGGCGCTGCCGTTCACGGTGGTGCCGACCAAGGTCGGCGTGGACAGCAACGCGTTCTCGGTGAGCGGCAAGGCCACGAACGTGCAGCTGGGCAGTGGGAGGAGCGGACTGGGATGA
- a CDS encoding winged helix-turn-helix transcriptional regulator, with amino-acid sequence MGVDLLLLTGDPDPSSVLPALSLLPHVVRPLAPEVSALLEAGPHDAVLVDARGDLAGARSLCRLLSSSGIEVPVVAIVTEGGLVAVTADWGVDEILLPTAGPAEVDARLRLVSSRRKPDQSGAAGAIQLGELVIDDATYTARLKGRPLELTYKEFELLKYLAQHAGRVFTRAQLLQEVWGYDFFGGTRTVDVHVRRLRAKLGPEHELMIGTVRNVGYKFVRPSRPGARTGGHVEHDAHDDSESDAFRALANQFR; translated from the coding sequence ATGGGTGTCGATCTGCTGCTGTTGACCGGGGATCCGGACCCGTCGTCGGTGCTGCCGGCGCTGTCCCTGCTCCCGCACGTGGTGCGGCCGCTCGCGCCGGAGGTGTCCGCGCTGCTGGAGGCCGGTCCGCACGACGCCGTGCTGGTCGACGCGCGTGGCGACCTGGCGGGCGCCCGCTCGCTGTGCCGGCTGCTGTCCAGCAGCGGCATCGAGGTGCCCGTTGTGGCGATCGTCACTGAGGGCGGTCTCGTGGCCGTCACCGCCGACTGGGGCGTGGACGAGATCCTGCTGCCCACCGCCGGCCCGGCCGAGGTGGACGCCCGGCTCCGGCTCGTCAGCTCCCGCCGCAAGCCGGACCAGTCCGGCGCCGCCGGCGCGATCCAGCTCGGCGAGCTGGTCATCGACGACGCCACCTACACCGCCCGCCTCAAGGGCCGGCCGCTCGAGCTCACGTACAAGGAGTTCGAGCTGCTCAAGTACCTCGCCCAGCACGCGGGCCGGGTGTTCACCCGGGCCCAGCTGCTGCAGGAGGTCTGGGGCTACGACTTCTTCGGCGGCACCCGCACGGTGGACGTGCACGTCCGGCGGCTGCGCGCCAAGCTCGGCCCCGAGCACGAGCTGATGATCGGCACCGTGCGCAACGTGGGCTACAAGTTCGTCCGCCCGTCCCGGCCCGGCGCCCGCACCGGCGGCCACGTCGAACACGACGCGCACGACGATTCGGAGTCCGACGCCTTCCGTGCGCTGGCCAACCAGTTCCGCTGA
- the mshD gene encoding mycothiol synthase, which translates to MAELTGRERLTAVEVDAVAGIFEAARLADERTGAGELPSFVAKPGTHVLAEDNGRVVGYAHLDTDGDANGHPVGEALVHPAARNRGVGTQLVERLLTLAGDREPRLWSHGDHPAAAAIAAKLGLHRVREMRRMRWMVGDVPQPQLREGVRVRTFVPGQDEAAVIAVNRKAFSWHPEQGALTVEDLLATERESWFDPAGFFLAVDAADRVLGFHWTKIHPGPPEAIGEVYVVGVDPDAQGGGLGKALTVIGMEHLRAAGLRSVMLYVESDNAPAVAVYSKLGFTVWDADVQYGR; encoded by the coding sequence GTGGCAGAGCTGACTGGGCGGGAGCGGCTGACCGCGGTCGAGGTGGACGCGGTGGCCGGCATCTTCGAGGCGGCTCGCCTCGCCGACGAGCGGACGGGCGCCGGCGAGCTGCCGTCGTTCGTCGCCAAGCCGGGCACGCACGTGCTGGCCGAGGACAACGGGCGCGTGGTCGGCTACGCCCATCTCGACACCGACGGCGATGCCAACGGCCACCCGGTCGGTGAGGCGCTCGTGCACCCGGCCGCCCGCAACCGCGGCGTCGGCACGCAGCTGGTCGAGCGGCTGCTGACGCTGGCCGGGGACCGGGAGCCGCGCCTGTGGTCGCACGGGGACCACCCGGCGGCGGCCGCGATCGCCGCCAAGCTGGGCCTGCACCGGGTGCGGGAGATGCGCCGGATGCGGTGGATGGTCGGCGACGTGCCGCAGCCGCAGTTGCGCGAGGGCGTCCGCGTCCGCACGTTCGTTCCCGGGCAGGACGAGGCGGCGGTGATCGCCGTCAACCGGAAGGCCTTCTCCTGGCACCCCGAGCAGGGGGCGCTGACCGTCGAGGATCTTCTCGCCACGGAGCGGGAGAGCTGGTTCGATCCGGCGGGCTTCTTCCTCGCCGTCGACGCCGCGGACCGGGTGCTCGGATTCCACTGGACGAAAATCCACCCGGGGCCGCCGGAGGCCATCGGCGAGGTCTACGTCGTCGGTGTGGACCCCGATGCGCAGGGTGGCGGACTCGGCAAGGCGCTCACCGTCATCGGGATGGAGCACCTGCGGGCGGCGGGACTACGCAGCGTGATGCTCTATGTGGAGTCCGACAACGCCCCCGCGGTGGCGGTCTACAGCAAGCTCGGCTTCACTGTCTGGGACGCGGACGTGCAGTACGGACGCTGA
- the pstS gene encoding phosphate ABC transporter substrate-binding protein PstS, which yields MKRHGVALGIMAAGALLLTACGSDNNAGATGGSSNTTSTSAGPKVDCSGKKTLKASGSTAQKNAMDLFVKAYNDACDGSDVNYTANGSGAGVSDFTGKQTDFAGSDSALDPKKGEPDKAAASCGSPAWDLPVVFGPITLVYNVKGVSDLNLDAATTAKIFDGEIKTWDDAAIKKLNPSATLPSTKISVVYRSDQSGTTDNFQQYLTSAGGWTKGAGKTFNGGVGSGASGNPAVATALGQTDGGIAYVEWSFAQSNKLNIASIVTTDGGTPVKVSADSVGKAISSAKFKNPSGNDLSLDLSSIHKTTAAGAYPLLLATYEIVCSKYADAATGKAVKAFLTTAINQGQADLASNGYAPLPDSLKAKLTTAIDAIS from the coding sequence ATGAAGCGGCACGGCGTCGCGCTGGGCATCATGGCGGCAGGCGCCCTCCTGCTCACCGCCTGTGGCAGCGACAACAACGCAGGCGCGACGGGTGGCTCCTCGAACACCACTTCCACCTCGGCAGGCCCCAAGGTCGACTGCTCCGGCAAGAAGACGCTGAAGGCCAGCGGCTCCACTGCGCAGAAGAACGCGATGGACCTGTTCGTCAAGGCCTACAACGACGCCTGCGACGGCTCGGACGTCAACTACACCGCCAACGGCTCCGGCGCCGGCGTCTCCGACTTCACCGGCAAGCAGACCGACTTCGCCGGCTCGGACTCCGCCCTGGACCCGAAGAAGGGCGAGCCGGACAAGGCCGCCGCCTCCTGCGGCAGCCCGGCCTGGGACCTCCCGGTCGTGTTCGGCCCGATCACCCTGGTCTACAACGTCAAGGGCGTGTCCGACCTCAACCTGGACGCCGCCACCACCGCCAAGATCTTCGACGGTGAGATCAAGACCTGGGACGACGCCGCGATCAAGAAGCTCAACCCGAGCGCGACGCTGCCCAGCACGAAGATCAGCGTGGTCTACCGGTCCGACCAGTCCGGCACCACCGACAACTTCCAGCAGTACCTGACCAGCGCGGGCGGCTGGACCAAGGGCGCCGGCAAGACCTTCAACGGCGGCGTGGGCTCCGGCGCGTCCGGCAACCCGGCCGTGGCCACCGCGCTCGGCCAGACCGACGGCGGCATCGCCTACGTCGAGTGGTCCTTCGCGCAGAGCAACAAGCTGAACATCGCCTCCATCGTCACCACCGACGGCGGCACCCCGGTCAAGGTCAGCGCGGACAGCGTCGGCAAGGCCATCTCCAGCGCCAAGTTCAAGAACCCGAGCGGCAACGACCTCTCGCTGGACCTGAGCTCGATCCACAAGACCACCGCCGCGGGCGCCTACCCGCTGCTGCTGGCCACCTACGAGATCGTCTGCTCCAAGTACGCGGACGCGGCCACCGGCAAGGCGGTCAAGGCGTTCCTGACCACGGCCATCAACCAGGGGCAGGCGGACCTCGCCAGCAACGGCTACGCGCCGCTGCCCGACTCGCTGAAGGCCAAGCTGACCACCGCCATCGACGCCATCAGCTGA
- the pstC gene encoding phosphate ABC transporter permease subunit PstC, with the protein MTSDSGQPGARTAAVRRPGDTIFRTLTTGAGLAIVIAIALIGIFLLIKAVPSLLADKDNFLVSANFITLDSNNLRFGIRDLLIVTVLSSLVALVIAMPVALGIALFLTQYSPPRLSRPFAYLVDLLAAVPSIVYGLWGILVLGPALEPFETWLNTVFGWFPLFATGNIPLAGAGTIFTVGVVLAVMLLPIVTSVTREVFRQTPVMQIEGALALGATKWEVIRTTVLPFGRSGYIAASMLGLGRALGETVAVLLILHASPKPSGFSLFDGGYTFASKIASAASEFSQPLPTGAYIAAGLVLFVLTFVVNAVARSIAGGKAAK; encoded by the coding sequence ATGACCTCCGACAGCGGTCAACCAGGTGCTCGGACGGCGGCGGTCCGCCGCCCCGGCGACACGATCTTCCGCACGCTGACGACCGGCGCCGGCCTCGCGATCGTGATCGCGATCGCGCTGATCGGGATCTTCCTGCTGATCAAGGCCGTCCCGTCGCTGCTCGCCGACAAGGACAACTTCCTCGTCAGCGCCAACTTCATCACCCTCGACTCGAACAACCTGCGGTTCGGCATCAGGGACCTGCTCATCGTCACCGTGCTCAGCTCGCTGGTGGCGCTGGTCATCGCGATGCCGGTCGCGCTGGGCATCGCCCTGTTCCTCACCCAGTACTCGCCGCCCCGGCTCAGCCGGCCGTTCGCGTACCTGGTCGACCTGCTGGCCGCCGTGCCGTCGATCGTCTACGGCCTGTGGGGCATCCTCGTGCTCGGCCCGGCCCTCGAACCGTTCGAGACCTGGCTGAACACGGTGTTCGGCTGGTTCCCGCTGTTCGCCACCGGCAACATCCCGCTCGCCGGCGCCGGCACCATCTTCACCGTGGGCGTCGTGCTCGCGGTGATGCTGCTGCCGATCGTCACCTCGGTCACCCGCGAGGTGTTCCGGCAGACCCCGGTGATGCAGATCGAGGGCGCGCTGGCGCTCGGCGCCACCAAGTGGGAGGTCATCCGGACCACGGTGCTGCCGTTCGGCCGCAGCGGCTACATCGCCGCGTCCATGCTCGGCCTCGGCCGTGCCCTCGGTGAGACCGTCGCCGTGCTGCTCATCCTGCACGCGTCGCCGAAACCGTCCGGGTTCAGCCTGTTCGACGGCGGCTACACGTTCGCGTCCAAGATCGCGTCGGCCGCGTCCGAGTTCAGCCAGCCGCTGCCCACCGGCGCCTACATCGCGGCCGGCCTCGTGCTGTTCGTACTGACCTTCGTGGTCAACGCGGTGGCCCGGTCCATCGCGGGCGGGAAGGCGGCGAAATGA
- the pstA gene encoding phosphate ABC transporter permease PstA has product MTTTASTLDRPATPPAFQAISGGRKFKNALATVLVTLAFLVALVPLVWLLVTVIARGYQAVLSSDWWSHSLKGVLPKEFAGGAYHAIVGTLLQTLVCAVIAVPIGVLAAIYLVEYGRGRLARTTTFMVDILSGVPSIVAALFIFALWIGTIGLDQSAFAVSLALVLLMLPVVVRSTEEMLRLVPQELREASYALGVPKWKTIVRIVLPTALSGVVTGVMLAMARVMGETAPVLVLVGYSKSINFNIFDGNMTSLPLLIYNELNNPNPAGQLRVWGAALTLIILIMLFNLVAALVSRFSAIKTK; this is encoded by the coding sequence ATGACCACCACTGCGTCCACTCTGGACCGGCCGGCCACGCCGCCGGCGTTCCAGGCGATCAGCGGCGGCCGCAAGTTCAAGAACGCCCTCGCCACCGTGCTGGTGACGCTGGCGTTCCTGGTCGCGCTCGTGCCCCTGGTGTGGCTGCTGGTCACCGTCATCGCGCGCGGCTACCAGGCCGTGCTGTCCAGCGACTGGTGGAGCCACTCGCTCAAGGGCGTGCTGCCCAAGGAGTTCGCCGGCGGCGCGTACCACGCGATCGTCGGCACCCTGCTGCAGACGCTGGTGTGCGCCGTGATCGCCGTGCCGATCGGCGTGCTGGCCGCGATCTACCTCGTGGAGTACGGCCGGGGGCGGCTGGCCCGGACCACCACCTTCATGGTGGACATCCTCTCCGGCGTGCCGTCCATCGTGGCGGCGCTGTTCATCTTCGCGCTGTGGATCGGCACCATCGGGCTGGACCAGAGCGCCTTCGCCGTGTCGCTGGCGCTGGTGCTGCTGATGCTGCCCGTGGTCGTCCGGTCCACCGAGGAGATGCTGCGGCTGGTGCCGCAGGAGCTGCGCGAGGCCTCGTACGCGCTGGGCGTGCCGAAGTGGAAGACCATCGTGCGGATCGTGCTGCCGACGGCGCTGTCCGGCGTGGTCACCGGCGTGATGCTGGCGATGGCCAGGGTGATGGGCGAGACCGCCCCGGTGCTGGTGCTGGTCGGCTACTCGAAGTCGATCAACTTCAACATCTTCGACGGCAACATGACCTCGCTGCCGCTGCTGATCTACAACGAGCTGAACAACCCCAACCCCGCGGGTCAGCTGCGGGTGTGGGGAGCGGCGCTCACCCTGATCATCCTGATCATGCTGTTCAACCTCGTGGCCGCCCTCGTGTCGCGGTTCTCGGCCATCAAGACGAAGTGA
- the pstB gene encoding phosphate ABC transporter ATP-binding protein PstB yields the protein MAKRIDVKDLNIFYGKFHAVDRVTLAVPPRSVTAFIGPSGCGKSTVLRSLNRMHEVTPGARVEGKVLLDGEDIYASTVDPVEVRRTIGMVFQRPNPFPTMSIRDNVVAGLRLAGVRSKKQLDEVAERSLRGANLWAEVSDRLDKPGGSLSGGQQQRLCIARAIAVQPDVLLMDEPCSALDPISTLAIEDLIGELKKDYTIVIVTHNMQQAARVSDQTAFFNLAGVGQPGRLVEIDDTEKIFSNPGQQATEDYISGRFG from the coding sequence ATGGCCAAGCGGATCGACGTCAAGGACCTGAACATCTTCTACGGCAAGTTCCACGCCGTGGACCGGGTCACCCTCGCCGTGCCGCCGCGCAGCGTGACCGCGTTCATCGGGCCCTCGGGTTGCGGCAAGTCCACCGTGCTGCGCTCGCTGAACCGGATGCACGAGGTCACCCCCGGCGCCCGGGTCGAGGGCAAGGTGCTGCTGGACGGCGAGGACATCTACGCGTCCACTGTGGACCCGGTGGAGGTGCGGCGGACCATCGGCATGGTGTTCCAGCGGCCCAACCCGTTCCCCACCATGTCCATTCGGGACAACGTGGTCGCCGGCCTTCGGCTGGCCGGCGTGCGCAGCAAGAAGCAGCTCGACGAGGTGGCCGAGCGGTCGCTGCGCGGGGCCAACCTCTGGGCCGAGGTCTCCGACCGCCTCGACAAGCCCGGCGGCAGCCTCTCCGGCGGCCAGCAGCAGCGTCTGTGCATCGCCCGGGCCATCGCCGTGCAGCCCGACGTGCTGCTGATGGACGAGCCCTGCTCCGCCCTGGACCCCATCTCCACGCTGGCCATCGAGGACCTCATCGGCGAACTGAAGAAGGACTACACGATCGTCATCGTCACCCACAACATGCAGCAGGCCGCCCGGGTGAGCGACCAGACGGCGTTCTTCAACCTCGCCGGGGTCGGCCAGCCCGGCCGGCTGGTCGAGATCGACGACACCGAGAAGATCTTCTCCAACCCCGGTCAGCAGGCCACCGAGGACTACATCTCGGGTCGCTTCGGCTGA
- the phoU gene encoding phosphate signaling complex protein PhoU — protein sequence MREAYHDQLGELADQLASMCAMVGDAMEQATKALLDADLAVAERVISGDAKIDDARAKCEEDAYSLLALQAPVATDLRTVLSVIHAAESLERMGDLALHVAKAARRRHPAAVLPEEVRGYFSEMGRIAVDLARKAQEVIRTQDVELARRLDDEDDAMDDLHRHLFSVIMDKEWTHGVPSAVDITLLGRFYERFGDHAVSVAKRTVFVVTGRMPGYASGGDDL from the coding sequence ATGCGTGAGGCTTACCATGACCAGCTCGGCGAGCTCGCTGACCAGCTGGCGAGCATGTGCGCCATGGTCGGCGACGCCATGGAGCAGGCGACCAAGGCGTTGCTGGACGCGGATCTCGCCGTCGCGGAGCGGGTGATCAGCGGCGACGCGAAGATCGACGACGCGCGGGCCAAGTGCGAGGAGGACGCCTACTCGCTACTCGCGCTGCAGGCTCCGGTCGCGACGGACCTGCGCACGGTGCTGTCCGTCATCCACGCAGCGGAAAGCCTGGAGCGGATGGGCGATCTGGCCCTGCACGTGGCCAAGGCCGCGCGGCGCCGGCACCCGGCCGCCGTGCTGCCCGAGGAGGTGCGCGGCTACTTCAGCGAGATGGGCCGGATCGCCGTCGACCTGGCCCGCAAGGCCCAGGAGGTGATCCGCACCCAGGACGTGGAGCTGGCCCGTCGCCTCGACGACGAGGACGACGCCATGGACGACCTGCACCGGCACCTGTTCTCCGTGATCATGGACAAGGAGTGGACGCACGGCGTGCCCTCCGCCGTCGACATCACTCTGCTCGGCCGCTTCTACGAGCGGTTCGGCGACCACGCCGTCTCGGTGGCCAAGCGCACCGTTTTTGTGGTCACCGGCCGCATGCCCGGCTACGCCAGTGGCGGCGACGACCTGTAG
- a CDS encoding LCP family protein, which translates to MPDDPRFGGTGPDGAADSYEAPDQEPTGRRSRRRRSMEASGGLSVSDLVQRHTGSRPNLPRPTPPDAEPPPPAQPPRRRAAQPEPPQAAPQPPVPPTSRASRSNPGTGQRLSPVVPQNDQPTGRRALREPDPIAAAASGRRAALDEVRPGESTGRRAKVEPPPPVEDDDEETTTLRPGAAARRRAAEATGRRAAVTPPGEATGRRAAVAPPGETTGRRAAPEEAAGHRTPPGEATGRRAAVTPPAEAAGRRAMVSPPPGEATGRRAAVTPPGESTGRRAAVPPPGEPNGLRTMPPAGPGPRPGESSLSNMRRPMPPGGRAPVPPPGEATGRRPVVPPPPPGAPRPGEASVRRPMPRPGEATGARPVPDRQIESSGPRPVLPPNGRPQRPSPSQDSLRTRLEPDADVEQTTIAVPEEPLVDAPADEPEAPPQPERREDIELSALTTEMEPIGEEVQRRRKVDQTLARFSAVHDEMAAEEAKRRSRQKKYMPWIDTDDDAPSEPPPAAAPEPEDDPEFDMDPAEIERAREKRRMIGLAIKVVAIAAAAIVLIVCGIAWGSVKQWTGSDIKQVDALDTSSPAIQAADKQRGADNFLLAGADTVLVAHVPADRKRVVFVSFPSSLQLSQPPCGPAKLSGALAAGGPQCVTQDVQKISGLLINHFMTMSSDGLAGIVDAIGNVELCVKQPLQDGQLGTLLSGTGPQPVDGDTAVKIVKARNVAGDPSPDLGQIQRQQRLMGAILRAAVQGQVILDPNKLNGLLSAVSKNATGDNVGVDQLASLAQSVQGVGPDQVVFTSVPTGGTPEATKSLFNAVINGTPLPSEGATASGPLVDPKSMKIQVVNGSGQGQLPTNTSNALGHLGFQVVSVNKAAEPVDHTTVRYAPGREAQARTLSAAVPGSKLVEDSSLAGAVQLVTGPEFTGDVVAPQQQQSGQQSSDVSTISGADGSCQ; encoded by the coding sequence GTGCCCGACGATCCCCGCTTCGGCGGCACCGGTCCCGATGGTGCCGCGGACTCGTACGAGGCGCCCGACCAGGAGCCCACCGGACGCCGAAGCCGCAGGCGCAGGTCGATGGAGGCCTCGGGCGGCCTGAGCGTGTCCGATCTGGTCCAGCGGCACACGGGCTCGCGGCCGAACCTGCCGCGCCCGACCCCGCCCGATGCCGAGCCGCCGCCACCCGCGCAGCCGCCGCGCCGCCGCGCGGCACAGCCCGAGCCGCCGCAGGCCGCCCCGCAGCCGCCCGTTCCGCCCACGTCTCGGGCGTCCAGGTCCAACCCCGGAACGGGTCAACGTCTGTCCCCGGTCGTGCCGCAGAACGACCAGCCCACCGGTCGGCGGGCGCTGCGCGAGCCGGACCCGATCGCCGCCGCGGCCTCGGGTCGCCGCGCCGCCCTCGACGAGGTGCGCCCCGGGGAGTCCACCGGTCGCCGCGCGAAGGTGGAGCCTCCGCCGCCCGTCGAGGATGACGACGAGGAGACCACCACCCTCCGCCCCGGAGCGGCCGCGCGCCGCCGGGCCGCGGAGGCGACGGGTCGCCGGGCCGCCGTTACGCCCCCTGGCGAGGCCACTGGCCGCCGCGCGGCGGTCGCGCCGCCGGGAGAGACGACGGGCCGTCGAGCCGCCCCTGAGGAAGCCGCCGGCCACCGCACGCCCCCCGGTGAGGCCACGGGGCGTAGAGCCGCCGTCACGCCGCCTGCTGAGGCTGCCGGACGCCGCGCCATGGTGTCCCCGCCCCCGGGCGAGGCCACCGGCCGCCGAGCCGCCGTCACGCCGCCCGGTGAGTCGACCGGCCGTCGAGCCGCCGTGCCGCCTCCGGGCGAGCCCAACGGACTCCGCACCATGCCGCCCGCCGGCCCCGGACCGCGTCCGGGCGAGTCGAGCCTGTCCAACATGCGCCGGCCGATGCCGCCGGGCGGTCGGGCCCCCGTGCCGCCGCCGGGAGAGGCCACCGGACGCCGTCCGGTCGTGCCCCCGCCGCCGCCCGGCGCCCCGCGCCCGGGCGAGGCCAGCGTCCGCCGCCCGATGCCCCGTCCCGGCGAGGCCACCGGCGCACGCCCCGTGCCGGACCGCCAGATCGAGAGCAGCGGCCCACGGCCCGTGCTGCCGCCCAACGGCCGCCCGCAGCGGCCGTCGCCGTCCCAGGACAGCCTGCGCACCCGGCTGGAGCCCGACGCGGACGTGGAGCAGACCACGATCGCCGTGCCGGAGGAGCCGCTGGTCGACGCGCCCGCCGACGAGCCGGAGGCGCCGCCGCAGCCGGAGCGCCGCGAGGACATCGAGCTGTCCGCGCTGACCACCGAGATGGAGCCGATCGGCGAGGAGGTGCAGCGCCGCCGCAAGGTGGACCAGACGCTGGCCCGCTTCTCCGCCGTGCACGACGAGATGGCGGCCGAGGAGGCCAAGCGGCGCAGCCGGCAGAAGAAGTACATGCCGTGGATCGACACCGACGACGACGCGCCGTCGGAGCCGCCGCCCGCCGCGGCCCCCGAGCCGGAGGACGACCCCGAGTTCGACATGGACCCGGCCGAGATCGAGCGGGCCCGCGAGAAGCGCCGGATGATCGGGCTGGCGATCAAGGTGGTGGCCATCGCCGCCGCCGCGATAGTGCTGATCGTCTGCGGCATCGCGTGGGGCTCGGTCAAGCAGTGGACCGGCTCGGACATCAAGCAGGTCGACGCGCTGGACACCAGCTCGCCGGCGATCCAGGCCGCGGACAAGCAGCGCGGCGCCGACAACTTCCTGCTCGCCGGCGCGGACACGGTGCTCGTCGCGCACGTGCCGGCCGACCGCAAGCGGGTCGTGTTCGTGTCCTTCCCCAGCAGCCTGCAGCTGAGCCAGCCGCCGTGCGGCCCGGCCAAGCTGTCCGGGGCGCTGGCCGCGGGCGGCCCGCAGTGCGTGACGCAGGACGTGCAGAAGATCTCCGGGCTGCTGATCAACCACTTCATGACGATGAGCTCGGACGGCCTGGCCGGCATCGTCGACGCCATCGGCAACGTCGAGCTGTGCGTGAAGCAGCCGTTGCAGGACGGGCAGTTGGGCACGCTGCTGTCCGGCACCGGGCCGCAGCCGGTGGACGGCGACACCGCCGTGAAGATCGTGAAGGCACGCAACGTGGCCGGCGACCCGTCGCCGGATCTCGGCCAGATCCAGCGGCAGCAGCGGCTGATGGGCGCGATCCTGCGGGCGGCGGTGCAGGGCCAGGTGATCCTCGACCCGAACAAGCTCAACGGCCTGCTGTCCGCGGTGTCCAAGAACGCGACCGGCGACAACGTGGGCGTGGACCAGCTGGCCTCGCTGGCGCAGTCGGTGCAGGGCGTCGGGCCGGACCAGGTGGTGTTCACCAGCGTCCCGACCGGCGGCACTCCGGAGGCCACGAAATCGTTGTTCAACGCGGTGATCAACGGGACGCCGCTGCCGTCCGAGGGCGCGACCGCGAGCGGCCCGCTCGTCGACCCGAAGTCGATGAAGATCCAGGTGGTCAACGGCAGCGGCCAGGGCCAGCTGCCGACCAACACGTCCAACGCCTTGGGGCACCTGGGGTTCCAGGTCGTCTCGGTGAACAAGGCGGCCGAGCCGGTCGACCACACCACCGTTCGCTACGCGCCGGGCCGGGAGGCGCAGGCGCGCACGCTGTCCGCCGCCGTGCCGGGCTCCAAGCTGGTCGAGGACTCGTCGCTGGCCGGGGCCGTGCAGCTGGTGACCGGGCCCGAGTTCACCGGTGACGTCGTGGCGCCGCAACAGCAGCAGAGCGGCCAGCAGTCGTCGGACGTGTCCACGATCAGCGGGGCCGACGGCTCCTGCCAGTGA